The following DNA comes from Salmo trutta chromosome 15, fSalTru1.1, whole genome shotgun sequence.
GACCACAGAAGCTCTCAAGGATAGACACACAGCGCAATCTTCAACCAAGTCCCGCTCTACAGTGTAGGATAGataaacagcaacaacaaaaaacattatgATCGCCAAGCCAAGACAGAAGTTGCAAAGAGAACTACAGGGTAAATAGACAACAGTACCTTAAAAAGAACATGATCAACAGAAATCCATATATTCTAAACATTGAAATGAAACTGTATTATTACCATATCAATTGTATTGCTTTTCCACTCCCCAGCCTGAATGAATAGACTTTAATAATGCAGTTGGTTACTAACCTGCAGAGGAGTCCATCTGTGTGGTAGTGATAGGGTCAGTGGGGAGGTGGTTGCCCTGAGAGGTGCAACAGGGATGACCCTTGTTCACACACATGCAGCTGTCCTCATAAGatacagagggaggaggggggacaggGCAGGACCTCCGCGTATTCCATCTTTTTTTTTTGGATCCTGAGTGATGGAAGAATAATATAAAGAACAGATCATTTAAGGAGTATTTTAATATAATCTGGAACAAAATAGATTTTTACATTTGATTAAACAAGAAATTCACCAAATGCCTCACCCAATAAGAGCACAGCTCTGGTCTGCCCGTAAACATCTATAATAGCCCAGAGGGGGCTTCTCACATCCACCCCCTTCAGGAGCAGGTACCTCACACGATTTGGCCCCTCGTACACCAGCACCCCTTCAGGGGTCACCCAGAAGCGGAGCTCTGCCCCTGGCATGTTGAGGCTGGAGGGCACGGGGGATGCCCAGTACCGGTCGGTGGTGGTGAGGTCAGGGATGGCCATGGCAGGGAGGAAGAGTGGCCCACAGGAGGAGGGGGGTTTGGAGGTGAATCCCAGCCGCAAAGCTCCATTCCAGTGCTGGTCACAAAGCTCCACCCGCAGATGTATCTTCTCCTGAACCCTGACTGGACGACTGCTGAAGGTCAGGCCATTCTGGAAGGTCTCCCTGTTCCTCTCCACACGTCTACCTCCCAGACTCAGACACACCTGGGTCCCCAATACCCCTTTATGGAAGGACAGTGGCCCCAGACAGTGACGCCCATGTGTTTGACAAAATTCTAAAGAGAGGAAGATTCTTTTTAATGGTGGTCTAATGGCAAGTCTACTTTCCTTCAGAAAACTTTAAGATAAGTGTAAACATTCTCGCAGTTTGCAGACAAGTCAAGACAAGTGTGAAGATTAAATTTATGGGTTTCATCACATTTCATGTGCTATAAAGAAATATTCATGAACTTTGATATTTATATTATGTTCTTGACTACACTTAAGCCACAATATCCTTGAGTTTATGGTTTTATAGCAAAGATCTCACTGATCCTTTAGTTTTATTATCTCTTGCTAAAGTCCAAATGTCATATTAATTATTAACATATTTGATAAAAGGGGTCTTCACATAGTTAATTAAAATggctttatttgtatggcatgtttaaTGGAAACAAAGATTACAAACGCAGACgcatttcggctgcatggccttagtcagggagtacaaagataCGATAACACGATGTCCTCTTTTGGACAGCATTTTCCAATCAACCCTGATTTGAAGGGGGGAGTAGTTACAGAAATCATAGGacaacacctagtaagcaatgCTATACACATCAAAAagttaaatatactgaacaaaactataaacgcaaaatgtaaagtgttggtctcatgtttcatgagctgaaataaaagatcccagaaatgttccatatgcacaaaaagcttttttttttttgactgcatgaatgtccaccagagctgtttgaGAATTGaatgtctctaccataagccgcctccaacgtcattttagaaaatttggcagtacaccctaatggcctcacaaccacagaacaTGTGTAAACACGccatcccaggacctccacatccatcttcttcacctgcgggatcgtctgaggccagccacccggacagctgatgaaactgcacttttgtgggggaaaattatttctgattggctgggcctggctccccattgGGTGCGCCTGGCTCCTAAGTTGGTGGACATATGCCCTCCAAAGCCCACTTATTGCTGTTCCCCTCCCCAATTATGTGTAATCCATAGAttcgggcctaatgaatttatttcaattgactgattttcttatatgaactgtaaatcagtaaaatcgttgaaattgttgcatgttgtgtttatatttttgttcagtatagatacagTATTTTATCAAAATGCAAATCAAAGCTAGAAGCATCAGAATCCTTTGAAAAGTAGTTATAACCTTGAATGACTGGGCAAAATCTATTTTATAGTACACTAGATCACAGCAAACATGGAGACAGGAGACAACACAGCAGAGGGCAAAAAAAACTATAGGTCTACTactagatgacagcaaagggACTTCTCAAGACTCTACAGGAAAGGtaagaaatccatatcttcatttaaaccagggtatttagtggcctgtagttcgTAAATCCCAAAACTTTCCCTTGGATTTAGCTGTTTAAGATGGTTTCCTTTTCTATGTCAGGCCAgaacatgatcaatacccatagcttgtagggaggcagggtcaCCATGGTGTCAGGGCTTGTAGTGCCTTGCCTTGGGGTAGCCTTCATTGCCTACCTCTGACAtacttgtgttccgctaagcGGTCTTGATGGCATCTCTTTGTGATTATTGACATTATTGTATGCAAACCATTTCTAGGAAACATCCTCCTGGTACCCTGCTGCACATGATTAAGAAGATCCCGTGGGAAGAACGTTTTCTATAGGCCTACAGAAATTGATGTTAAACTGCTATAATTAGTGTACGGCATTTTATGACTCCACAAACATTCCAATGTCTGTGCTTGTATGGTATTACCTGGGTGCATTTCACATTGGCTTTCATTAAATTATTTGTTAGACACTTGCTGATAATTGGTCTCTTTATATATTTGCAGATTTAGAATTGGATGTTCATTTTCTTACCTGCAACAACTACATACAAACCAACAATGGAAATCTATGTCTTGTtatcagggttgggtaggttactttttacatgtaatccattacagttactagttacctgtccagaattgtaatcagtaacgtaacttttggattagccaaactcagtaatgtaaccTGATTACATTccattacttttagattactttccccattagaagaagacaaaaatgtatgttaccaattgaacgacagctattgcaggataaatcaatgttaaagttggCCATATATAACaactattgcaggataaatcaatgttaaatttGGCCATATATAATTGTAAAatgttactttatgggttggttatgtaggcttcttctaacctgtcgctttctactacatataataatatgattaaaatatatatttacattaaaaaccaaagtctaacagaattccagtcattccaatacatgttataccccttgatcttcaagaataggacttgtaaatatagattagccaaattgttttacctgagcatgaccccaaaactaaggacttattagccagccctactctgttgtttatgattttgttgtcatagaggactgattgggctcattgattcaagttgagaaataaatgctacgctcatggaatggcatgctttgagcactactgaaaagtgctatttacatgtcaAAAAtgatgccatatgctgcatttgctataggctaattgtttacctttttgttggtgacactttgatatcttgataatatgcagctgtttaaagggcaaatccatagatgaaacaataacaaaacagccaccccgcctctgttttggtaaaaagctgaggaatggccctagagaaatgtaaccactctcagattaatagatgCAAggatggatgcaaggactgaccatccattacaTAAATggttgttttaaccatgttatgaggctctacagtgtttgtttacatttacaatgtttacaaacattggagttctcatggagtgtgacagttgaactaaaattcatgaggcatttctaagttatattcttcaagaatcaatggatacatatatgaaatatatatatatatatatatatatatatatatatatatatgtatataatttATAATTCcacaaatggatgtagcaactacagattgcctctttttaagtctatcaaaagtgtgcaagtttgagcatgtgtccattaggcctatggattaaaATAAAATTATCAGCATGAATTGGATTGAGCAATAAAACCCCCACTTTAATTCCATAGGCTTGGATCCGCGCTATGCAGCTGTtacaagagcgcatttttcacaggctgtccactggtttcaaaaataATGACTGAttggcagcttaaacttcttgaattcaaccattatttggttcaaatacacatttggaTTTGTGAACAGACATCCataacaaccacaatccgtaaacCGTAAATAGCTAAAGGAGAGAGCAACATTGtcattcacatcaatgcgctgtGTAGATATAAAAAATAAGTTATAtgcgtatcgccgtagactacaccactgctgtcatccttacctccaagagtttattcaaattggataatctttggatgccgacagcagtcgcacatTTGGAAGACAcggcttggactgtagcctacgaaagcctattcctgctcttttcccgcaatCCAGTTGTAaacgccttttttcaatgctgatttgaatgtcattgagaaaacagagacgTGCCTTTTTTtcccgcaaacatcctttctgaatttaaaagtcaTCCTCGAAGTAAtctctagtttttcaaaagtatctgtaatctgttAACAATAGTTTTGCTGGTAACCGAttacagtttttttgaaatcccttacatgtaatccgttactccccaaccttGCTTGTTATTAATAGATTACCATTTCATTTTAGAATAGCAATTTTTGCAATGTTTTTACCAATAATGTGTATGCACCCTAGATGACAGACAGGGGGCTTTTGAAGCCACTGAGCAATTTAGTACTCCATTGTAAAAAATTTGGGGGAAgctataaaaattgatttaataatgtctacacacGTTTTTGACAAgtatattctattacagacaccttaatgcttatgtttaaattatattatatttaattTCTGTACATGTGTTATATCTGTCTACACATCTGTTGTTTAATACATCAGAATGTGAATAATATTAATATTGTATTCTTACCAATGCTCTTACAGTTCCCCATTCTCTTCAGGTTTGCCTTGTCTTGAAGTGTGCTTATTATCTATGGAGTCTACAGACTGGACTGATACAGTGGCAGGGCAGCAGTGACGTTGGCTTGTATTAGTGTGACAAGTGTATAGTTTTGTTTTGAGACAGAACAACCTCTTCAGTTTAAGGTTGGGGGAGTGGTATGAAAACACAGCCTCACCTACCCACTCTTCTCCGCTCAGCAAAATTACTTCGCAAAATGTATGCTGTTACTGTTTTATATTATATTGCAATAAAGAAGAGGAGTTGTATCATGGATTGATGTTTATGAatatctttatatatttttttacaattctTGACATCATTTTTTCATTCACTAGTTTTATCTTACTGCATACATTATTCAGATAAAATGGGGCGATACAGAATGTAAATGGAGCTGTGAATGGCCATTATGATGTGTTTACTGGGTTCTGTTCTCTAACCGGAGACAGAAGCAATACAGACAGAAAACTTAAAACACACCAGACCAACCTTCAGTGGCTATCAAATCTTGAACCCTGAGACAACCTTTCAACAGAATAAGTACCTGCCTTCAGATGAAAGAGCCAAGCTTGCTCCCACACTGAACATGACACAAAGCCAGGTGAAGGTATTGTACTGTAGATGGCATCAACACTTAcagagtgtcacgacttccgccgaagttggtccctctccttgttcgggcggtgttcgaagtcgccgaccttctagccatcgctgatcctcttttcattttcctttggttttgtcttgtcttgtatcacacctggttccaatcccatcaattacatgttgtgtatttaaccctctgttccccctcattgtccttgtcggtgattgttttgttttgtaagcTATGTGCTAGATATGTTctggtgtgtgacgggttttgtacccacttgtattattttgtatattttggtttttggagtttttgagcacttattaaactgcTCCATTTTATACCAAGTTtgatctcctgcgcctgacttctccaCGCACCCTTACACAGAGCCATTAATGAATGATAATcaaacatcccactgggcacagaagtcatttcaatgtctagttttgatttacatttaacGTGAATTCAAAGTGAAAAAATTATagtttcaccatgtcattggaattaggttaaaagttgggtaaaaaaaaacGTTGACTTTTTGCAAGTCCAATCagtttccacattgattcaacaatCCTTACATATATTTTTAGGTTGAAATGAccttgaaacaacgttgattgaaCCTTTCAGTTTCGAATTCACTCAGCATGACTGTCTAACGGAAGCAACAGTGCCAATAGATAGATCCATAAAACATCAGCTGGCTTTAGTGATATAAAAGCATAAGTACTTCAGTTCAAGTAAATCTGTTTGCTGCATGGCCTAACATCATTTAGTCTGTCACACTTACACTCATTTTATCCCCAGAAATAATTTCAGAGCCTATGGAACTGGTTTGTTGCATGGCCCCTTGAGAAACtgtagaaaaaaacaaaaacaagaggGAAGGAATACAGTGTTGGGGTGAGAGTTACAGGCTATACTGGCTGGGGGTTGGGACGTGCAGGCTGCTCGGGCTGGCTGAGTGGTCTGGCCAATCTACTGGTCACTCTGTATACAAAACAAAGGATCTTTGTGGCGGGTGGATGGGTTGGGCAACTCAGATGGCTCAGGCCAGCCATTTTTTTCCAGTGTCATATGGATGCATTGGGATATGCGTCCACATGGACATGTGTCTAGGCGGGTTGGCATGTGTATGCTTGTCTGTGCGAATTGTCACTCCCTACCCTAACCATGCCACTGAGTATGTTGTTGTCGAAACGTGTTTCACTAGCCTGAGTTATAATACTCTACACCGTCATTAATTTTCCACATCGTGAATTGTATAAAAATTCCAATTAGCCATTGCACCAGCTGTCGTCATCGGCAGTTCTATGTTAAGAAACATCAGGGTTCCCGgtgcaaaaaaaacatttgctattctagagcacgagtacaggacattaCAAGGCTGCTTCCGACCATTCTACGACAGCTGCCAGGAACTCAcgctgtcgtagtccatgtggggtcaaacaaCATTAGGAGGGCTAGCTGGGAACTtctgaaaattgattttaaagaactgattctaGCATTGAAAGATTCCAAAAAGCTGCCAATTATTTCAGGTCTAGTACCATCTTTCGGccgcgggtgtgaaagattcagcaggttACTGGCATTACACACCTAGCTAAAAgattactgtagctctgctggaatcacttttatagataaccttgacaccttctggaaacagaagatgctctacaggaatgacagagtccatccaaatcatcttggcttctggactctgtccacacatttcaaggctgcattgagacaatgacttatcaatgacccaagcccagctgtaaatgtacattgtcccaggggtgttggcagacacaatgtaagtaacttaatttatgtccctctatgccctgaatgcctctattgatcctacagctattgtatgcagtaatcatgtgcctatgagaGTTATACGGTTAGCACTGAGgcagtgtgccctagtaggacgtccactgtgtgcagctcaccctgcactatcagctcaaacataaataacatgggcatgtctacttctgctaagcttcccaataaagcaatgaaaacaatcaagcatcccagaaaagtccTAAAAAGggcccacattaacatatgtagcttaagaaacaaggttaatgaaatcaataacttgctagtaacagatgacattcacattctgacaatctctgaacctcacttagataatacctttgatgatacagtggcagcaatacatggttataacatctacagaaaaggcAGAAATGCCAACAGTGCTTTGCTGTCTAtgttcagaaccacattcctgtaaaaactgttaaatactgttgaagtaatacgGCTACAGATTAATATGCCTCACCTAAagtccattcttgtgggaagctgctatagaccaccaagtgctaacagtcattatctggataatatgtgtgaaatgcttggtaatgtATGTGATaccaacagagaggtatatttatCTGTGTGATttcaatattgactggctttcattaagctgcccactcaagaaaaagcttcaaactgtaaccagtgcctgcaacctagttcaggttatcagtcaacctaccatggtagttacaaacagcac
Coding sequences within:
- the LOC115148248 gene encoding E3 ubiquitin-protein ligase NEURL3-like gives rise to the protein MGNCKSIEFCQTHGRHCLGPLSFHKGVLGTQVCLSLGGRRVERNRETFQNGLTFSSRPVRVQEKIHLRVELCDQHWNGALRLGFTSKPPSSCGPLFLPAMAIPDLTTTDRYWASPVPSSLNMPGAELRFWVTPEGVLVYEGPNRVRYLLLKGVDVRSPLWAIIDVYGQTRAVLLLGSKKKRWNTRRSCPVPPPPSVSYEDSCMCVNKGHPCCTSQGNHLPTDPITTTQMDSSAERDLVEDCAVCLSLRASVVLSCGHRCLCHCCAERVTAEFGICPLCRLSIR